In the genome of Panthera uncia isolate 11264 chromosome B3 unlocalized genomic scaffold, Puncia_PCG_1.0 HiC_scaffold_1, whole genome shotgun sequence, one region contains:
- the MARK3 gene encoding MAP/microtubule affinity-regulating kinase 3 isoform X11 — protein MKEKEARAKFRQIVSAVQYCHQKRIVHRDLKAENLLLDADMNIKIADFGFSNEFTVGSKLDTFCGSPPYAAPELFQGKKYDGPEVDVWSLGVILYTLVSGSLPFDGQNLKELRERVLRGKYRIPFYMSTDCENLLKRFLVLNPIKRGTLEQIMKDRWINAGHEEDELKPFVEPELDISDQKRIDIMVGMGYSQEEIQESLSKMKYDEITATYLLLGRKSSELDASDSSSSSNLSLAKVRPSSDLNNSTGQSPHHKVQRSVSSSQKQRRYSDHAGPAIPSVVAYPKRSQTSTADSDLKEDGIPSRKTSGSAVGGKGTAPASPMLGNASNPNKADIPERKKSSTVPSSNTAAGGMTRRNTYVCSERTTADRHSVIQNGKESTIPDPRTPVASTHSVSSAATPDRLRFPRGTASRSTFHGQPRERRTATYNGPPASPSLSHEAAPLSQTRSRGSTNLFSKLTSKLTRRNMSFRFIKRLPTEYERNGRYEGSSRNVSAEQKEENKEAKPRSLRFTWSMKTTSSMDPSDMMREIRKVLDANNCDYEQRERFLLFCVHGDGHAENLVQWEMEVCKLPRLSLNGVRFKRISGTSIAFKNIASKIANELKL, from the exons ATAGTATCTGCAGTCCAGTACTGCCACCAAAAGCGGATTGTTCACAGAGACCTCAAG GCCGAAAATCTATTGTTAGATGCTGATATGAACATTAAAATAGCTGACTTTGGTTTTAGCAATGAATTTACTGTTGGCAGTAAACTGGATACGTTTTGTGGCAGTCCTCCATATGCAGCCCCAGAGCTCTTCCAGGGCAAGAAATACGACGGGCCGGAAGTGGACGTGTGGAGCCTGGGCGTCATCCTCTACACTCTTGTCAGCGGGTCGCTCCCCTTTGACGGACAGAACCTAAAG GAACTGAGAGAAAGAGTATtaagagggaaatacagaatccctTTCTACATGTCCACAGACTGTGAAAACCTTCTCAAACGTTTCCTGGTGCTAAATCCGATAAAACGAGGCACTCTAGAG CAAATCATGAAGGACAGGTGGATCAACGCAGGGCACGAAGAAGATGAACTTAAACCATTTGTTGAACCAGAACTGGACATCTCAGACCAGAAGAGAATAG ATATTATGGTGGGAATGGGATATTCACAAGAAGAAATTCAAGAATCTCTTAGTAAAATGAAATATGATGAAATCACAGCTACATATTTGTTGTTGGGAAGAAAATCTTCAGAG cTGGATGCTAGTGACTCCAGTTCTAGCAGCAATCTCTCACTTGCTAAGGTTAGGCCAAGCAGTGACCTCAACAACAGCACTGGCCAGTCTCCTCACCACAAGGTGCAGAGAAGTGTTTCTTCCAGCCAGAAGCAGAGGCGATACAGTGACCATG ctGGACCAGCTATTCCTTCAGTTGTGGCGTATCCAAAAAGGAGTCAGACCAGCACTGCAGATAGTGACCTCAAAGAAGACGGAATTCCTTCCCGGAAAACAAGCGGCAGTGCTGTCGGAGGAAAGGGAACTGCTCCAGCCAGCCCCATGCTTGGGAATGCAAGTAATCCCAATAAGGCTGACATTCCTGAACGCAAGAAAAGCTCTACTGTCCCTAGT AGTAATACAGCAGCTGGTGGAATGACACGGCGCAATACTTACGTCTGCAGTGAAAGAACTACAGCCGACAGACATTCAGTAATtcagaatgggaaagaaag CACTATTCCTGATCCGAGGACTCCCGTTGCTTCAACGCACAGTGTCAGCAGCGCAGCCACCCCAGACCGGCTCCGCTTCCCGCGGGGCACCGCCAGCCGCAGCACTTTCCACGGGCAGCCCCGGGAGCGGCGGACCGCCACGTATAACGGCCCACCTGCCTCGCCCAGCCTGTCCCACGAAGCCGCACCACTGTCGCAGACTCGGAGCCGAGGCTCCACTAATCTTTTTAGTAAATTAACTTCAAAACTCACAAGGAG aaacaTGTCATTCAGGTTTATCAAAAG GCTTCCAACTGAATATGAGAGGAACGGGAGATATGAGGGCTCAAG TCGCAACGTATCTGCTGagcaaaaggaggaaaacaaagaagcaaaacctCGCTCCCTGCGCTTTACCTGGAGCATGAAAACCACTAGTTCCATGGACCCCAGTGACATGATGCGGGAGATCCGCAAAGTGCTGGATGCCAATAACTGCGACTATGAGCAGAGAGAACGCTTCCTACTCTTCTGTGTCCACGGTGATGGGCACGCGGAGAACCTCGTGCAGTGGGAGATGGAGGTGTGCAAGCTGCCAAGACTGTCTCTGAACGGGGTCCGGTTTAAGCGGATATCGGGGACATCCATAGCTTTCAAAAATATTGCTTCCAAAATTGCCAACGAGCTAAAGCTGTAA
- the MARK3 gene encoding MAP/microtubule affinity-regulating kinase 3 isoform X10 codes for MEYASGGEVFDYLVAHGRMKEKEARAKFRQIVSAVQYCHQKRIVHRDLKAENLLLDADMNIKIADFGFSNEFTVGSKLDTFCGSPPYAAPELFQGKKYDGPEVDVWSLGVILYTLVSGSLPFDGQNLKELRERVLRGKYRIPFYMSTDCENLLKRFLVLNPIKRGTLEQIMKDRWINAGHEEDELKPFVEPELDISDQKRIDIMVGMGYSQEEIQESLSKMKYDEITATYLLLGRKSSELDASDSSSSSNLSLAKVRPSSDLNNSTGQSPHHKVQRSVSSSQKQRRYSDHAGPAIPSVVAYPKRSQTSTADSDLKEDGIPSRKTSGSAVGGKGTAPASPMLGNASNPNKADIPERKKSSTVPSSNTAAGGMTRRNTYVCSERTTADRHSVIQNGKESTIPDPRTPVASTHSVSSAATPDRLRFPRGTASRSTFHGQPRERRTATYNGPPASPSLSHEAAPLSQTRSRGSTNLFSKLTSKLTRRNMSFRFIKRLPTEYERNGRYEGSSRNVSAEQKEENKEAKPRSLRFTWSMKTTSSMDPSDMMREIRKVLDANNCDYEQRERFLLFCVHGDGHAENLVQWEMEVCKLPRLSLNGVRFKRISGTSIAFKNIASKIANELKL; via the exons ATAGTATCTGCAGTCCAGTACTGCCACCAAAAGCGGATTGTTCACAGAGACCTCAAG GCCGAAAATCTATTGTTAGATGCTGATATGAACATTAAAATAGCTGACTTTGGTTTTAGCAATGAATTTACTGTTGGCAGTAAACTGGATACGTTTTGTGGCAGTCCTCCATATGCAGCCCCAGAGCTCTTCCAGGGCAAGAAATACGACGGGCCGGAAGTGGACGTGTGGAGCCTGGGCGTCATCCTCTACACTCTTGTCAGCGGGTCGCTCCCCTTTGACGGACAGAACCTAAAG GAACTGAGAGAAAGAGTATtaagagggaaatacagaatccctTTCTACATGTCCACAGACTGTGAAAACCTTCTCAAACGTTTCCTGGTGCTAAATCCGATAAAACGAGGCACTCTAGAG CAAATCATGAAGGACAGGTGGATCAACGCAGGGCACGAAGAAGATGAACTTAAACCATTTGTTGAACCAGAACTGGACATCTCAGACCAGAAGAGAATAG ATATTATGGTGGGAATGGGATATTCACAAGAAGAAATTCAAGAATCTCTTAGTAAAATGAAATATGATGAAATCACAGCTACATATTTGTTGTTGGGAAGAAAATCTTCAGAG cTGGATGCTAGTGACTCCAGTTCTAGCAGCAATCTCTCACTTGCTAAGGTTAGGCCAAGCAGTGACCTCAACAACAGCACTGGCCAGTCTCCTCACCACAAGGTGCAGAGAAGTGTTTCTTCCAGCCAGAAGCAGAGGCGATACAGTGACCATG ctGGACCAGCTATTCCTTCAGTTGTGGCGTATCCAAAAAGGAGTCAGACCAGCACTGCAGATAGTGACCTCAAAGAAGACGGAATTCCTTCCCGGAAAACAAGCGGCAGTGCTGTCGGAGGAAAGGGAACTGCTCCAGCCAGCCCCATGCTTGGGAATGCAAGTAATCCCAATAAGGCTGACATTCCTGAACGCAAGAAAAGCTCTACTGTCCCTAGT AGTAATACAGCAGCTGGTGGAATGACACGGCGCAATACTTACGTCTGCAGTGAAAGAACTACAGCCGACAGACATTCAGTAATtcagaatgggaaagaaag CACTATTCCTGATCCGAGGACTCCCGTTGCTTCAACGCACAGTGTCAGCAGCGCAGCCACCCCAGACCGGCTCCGCTTCCCGCGGGGCACCGCCAGCCGCAGCACTTTCCACGGGCAGCCCCGGGAGCGGCGGACCGCCACGTATAACGGCCCACCTGCCTCGCCCAGCCTGTCCCACGAAGCCGCACCACTGTCGCAGACTCGGAGCCGAGGCTCCACTAATCTTTTTAGTAAATTAACTTCAAAACTCACAAGGAG aaacaTGTCATTCAGGTTTATCAAAAG GCTTCCAACTGAATATGAGAGGAACGGGAGATATGAGGGCTCAAG TCGCAACGTATCTGCTGagcaaaaggaggaaaacaaagaagcaaaacctCGCTCCCTGCGCTTTACCTGGAGCATGAAAACCACTAGTTCCATGGACCCCAGTGACATGATGCGGGAGATCCGCAAAGTGCTGGATGCCAATAACTGCGACTATGAGCAGAGAGAACGCTTCCTACTCTTCTGTGTCCACGGTGATGGGCACGCGGAGAACCTCGTGCAGTGGGAGATGGAGGTGTGCAAGCTGCCAAGACTGTCTCTGAACGGGGTCCGGTTTAAGCGGATATCGGGGACATCCATAGCTTTCAAAAATATTGCTTCCAAAATTGCCAACGAGCTAAAGCTGTAA
- the MARK3 gene encoding MAP/microtubule affinity-regulating kinase 3 isoform X9, translated as MKILNHPNIVKLFEVIETDKTLYLIMEYASGGEVFDYLVAHGRMKEKEARAKFRQIVSAVQYCHQKRIVHRDLKAENLLLDADMNIKIADFGFSNEFTVGSKLDTFCGSPPYAAPELFQGKKYDGPEVDVWSLGVILYTLVSGSLPFDGQNLKELRERVLRGKYRIPFYMSTDCENLLKRFLVLNPIKRGTLEQIMKDRWINAGHEEDELKPFVEPELDISDQKRIDIMVGMGYSQEEIQESLSKMKYDEITATYLLLGRKSSELDASDSSSSSNLSLAKVRPSSDLNNSTGQSPHHKVQRSVSSSQKQRRYSDHAGPAIPSVVAYPKRSQTSTADSDLKEDGIPSRKTSGSAVGGKGTAPASPMLGNASNPNKADIPERKKSSTVPSSNTAAGGMTRRNTYVCSERTTADRHSVIQNGKESTIPDPRTPVASTHSVSSAATPDRLRFPRGTASRSTFHGQPRERRTATYNGPPASPSLSHEAAPLSQTRSRGSTNLFSKLTSKLTRRNMSFRFIKRLPTEYERNGRYEGSSRNVSAEQKEENKEAKPRSLRFTWSMKTTSSMDPSDMMREIRKVLDANNCDYEQRERFLLFCVHGDGHAENLVQWEMEVCKLPRLSLNGVRFKRISGTSIAFKNIASKIANELKL; from the exons ATAGTATCTGCAGTCCAGTACTGCCACCAAAAGCGGATTGTTCACAGAGACCTCAAG GCCGAAAATCTATTGTTAGATGCTGATATGAACATTAAAATAGCTGACTTTGGTTTTAGCAATGAATTTACTGTTGGCAGTAAACTGGATACGTTTTGTGGCAGTCCTCCATATGCAGCCCCAGAGCTCTTCCAGGGCAAGAAATACGACGGGCCGGAAGTGGACGTGTGGAGCCTGGGCGTCATCCTCTACACTCTTGTCAGCGGGTCGCTCCCCTTTGACGGACAGAACCTAAAG GAACTGAGAGAAAGAGTATtaagagggaaatacagaatccctTTCTACATGTCCACAGACTGTGAAAACCTTCTCAAACGTTTCCTGGTGCTAAATCCGATAAAACGAGGCACTCTAGAG CAAATCATGAAGGACAGGTGGATCAACGCAGGGCACGAAGAAGATGAACTTAAACCATTTGTTGAACCAGAACTGGACATCTCAGACCAGAAGAGAATAG ATATTATGGTGGGAATGGGATATTCACAAGAAGAAATTCAAGAATCTCTTAGTAAAATGAAATATGATGAAATCACAGCTACATATTTGTTGTTGGGAAGAAAATCTTCAGAG cTGGATGCTAGTGACTCCAGTTCTAGCAGCAATCTCTCACTTGCTAAGGTTAGGCCAAGCAGTGACCTCAACAACAGCACTGGCCAGTCTCCTCACCACAAGGTGCAGAGAAGTGTTTCTTCCAGCCAGAAGCAGAGGCGATACAGTGACCATG ctGGACCAGCTATTCCTTCAGTTGTGGCGTATCCAAAAAGGAGTCAGACCAGCACTGCAGATAGTGACCTCAAAGAAGACGGAATTCCTTCCCGGAAAACAAGCGGCAGTGCTGTCGGAGGAAAGGGAACTGCTCCAGCCAGCCCCATGCTTGGGAATGCAAGTAATCCCAATAAGGCTGACATTCCTGAACGCAAGAAAAGCTCTACTGTCCCTAGT AGTAATACAGCAGCTGGTGGAATGACACGGCGCAATACTTACGTCTGCAGTGAAAGAACTACAGCCGACAGACATTCAGTAATtcagaatgggaaagaaag CACTATTCCTGATCCGAGGACTCCCGTTGCTTCAACGCACAGTGTCAGCAGCGCAGCCACCCCAGACCGGCTCCGCTTCCCGCGGGGCACCGCCAGCCGCAGCACTTTCCACGGGCAGCCCCGGGAGCGGCGGACCGCCACGTATAACGGCCCACCTGCCTCGCCCAGCCTGTCCCACGAAGCCGCACCACTGTCGCAGACTCGGAGCCGAGGCTCCACTAATCTTTTTAGTAAATTAACTTCAAAACTCACAAGGAG aaacaTGTCATTCAGGTTTATCAAAAG GCTTCCAACTGAATATGAGAGGAACGGGAGATATGAGGGCTCAAG TCGCAACGTATCTGCTGagcaaaaggaggaaaacaaagaagcaaaacctCGCTCCCTGCGCTTTACCTGGAGCATGAAAACCACTAGTTCCATGGACCCCAGTGACATGATGCGGGAGATCCGCAAAGTGCTGGATGCCAATAACTGCGACTATGAGCAGAGAGAACGCTTCCTACTCTTCTGTGTCCACGGTGATGGGCACGCGGAGAACCTCGTGCAGTGGGAGATGGAGGTGTGCAAGCTGCCAAGACTGTCTCTGAACGGGGTCCGGTTTAAGCGGATATCGGGGACATCCATAGCTTTCAAAAATATTGCTTCCAAAATTGCCAACGAGCTAAAGCTGTAA